Genomic segment of Panicum virgatum strain AP13 chromosome 9N, P.virgatum_v5, whole genome shotgun sequence:
GCCCGTGGGCCCTGATTCATCTCCCGCGGGCCGCAACCGCGGACCAGCAACACAAACAGCAGCAACTCCCGGCAGGTGGCAGAGGCCCCAttttcattttccttttcttttttgagggAAGAAAGAGAGAGGCCCCCCGGCCGCCCCCCACACAATTTTCTTGTAGGTACGGTCACGTACCGGCTGCATCATGGCGCAGGcgcttccttccttccttcacCAAATTAATTAGTGTCGCGATAGTAATGAGCACTGTATTACGGTAGCAAAACAAGCCTCGTTAAATTCGCAGTAAAAGGCTAGAGTTTCGCATCCGTGCCGCTGCTTCTTCGAGTGCTGAGCAAGGTTCACCTTTTCGTTTTTCTACCGAATCCCGCCCACtcccggaaacgaaatttcggccgaaatttcgccgaatttcgctaattccgaacggaaagagaattcaaattcaaaaaacgaaatttcggtgaatcCCGACCGAAATTTCAgtaatttcgaccgaaatttcggtgatttcaccgtaaaatgatgcaaattaacagaaaatgatgtgtatatatggaaaaattgaaaattttggtaAAATTTCCCCTGATTATATGTATATTGACAGTTCATAatgcataacatatatataactccacaaaacaatgacaaatacaccatttaacacataactcatgtccaaagtccacacatacaacgtaatacatccaaagtccattagaattattacacataactcatgtccaaagtccacacataGAACGCAATACATCTAAAGTCCCTTAGAATTATTACAATCGAAAGATACAACAGAGGCAAAGACATAGTCCAGAATAATCCATGTAGCATATTCTctgtatttaaatatttatgtgaAATAAATTGAATAAGTAGAGGAAGCAAAACGTATAGATAAGTCCTGTTGATAGGATAAGTACCTGCATTCTTCAGTCCTCAAATCTCTCTCCCGGTGGTCCCTCATACGGCTCGTCTGTTGGTGGCAAATACACGTACGTAGGTGGGCGATATTGCAACTGTGGAGCTCCATATGGTAGGTAGCCGTGATAATCCAAATAAGGCAATGCTGCAACTGCCTGCGGAAGTGGCGGGTTCACCACCCCTGGTGGTGGCCACAGAAAGCCCCCTGCAGGGGGAGAAGTACTGTAAGGGTTGTAGTACTGACCACTGGAGGCAGAGTTGGAGCTATCTTCATCATATGCAAGTGGGGCCTGTCGACCATGTCGCTGTGTCGATGTTGTTTGTCGTTGTGAAGTAGGTGCTCCATGATCTGTATCTTGTGTTGCATGGGTGAAGTCCTCCTCCCCAGTGAACCTTATTGTAGGAGATATACGATAACCACCACTTTCGTTGCCATTATTGCCATCACCTTCACTGCTACtggaatcatcatcatcatcatcatcatcatcatcatcatcaccaatgTCCTCACCACCACTAGGCTCAGGTGTGGTATCGTCACTACCTAACTCCTCCTCAGTGCGTGGTTTCTTCCCTTTTCTCATTTCGGGACCAATCTTAGTCTTCCTTTTTCCCAGATGTGTGTCCCCAATTGTTTCTTCGGCCCATGTCTCCACATCTTCATCGTGACCATGAGAAGAGCCTATGTCAGTGAACATCTGGCTTGGCAATGGAGTGTCAGTGAAGTCTGAGTCTTCATCAAATGCTGGGTCTCCATTGGACCTTGATTGCTTCATCCAATCTTGAATTGCTGATGACTGCCGGTACAAAGAAAGATCCATGAAACTGCTAACTGGATCATAGTCATATGGATCGACCCCTCTAGTAGCACGTTGCAGACGCAAGCGGAGGTTGTAGTTCACAAAGACTAATTTGTCCAATTTCTGGTGGCTCAACCTATTGCGCAGTTTGGTGTGGATGTAAGCAAATGTGCTCCAGTTCCTTTCACATCCACTAGAGGCTGCACACTGCGACAACAAGCGTCGGGCGACCCTTTGCAACACTGGTGTATCTCCCCCAAATGTAGCCCACCAAGCAGCTGGTGAAGTTTTCCGGTCAATGGCCATTCGCCTAGCAATGTCACTAGAGAACTCACCTTGCTTTGTCCTGAATATTTCAAATTCCTGCAATGCAATTGCTGCTGAATTAGTATCCAACATTTTCTCCAGACCATTGCGCATTACTGCCATGAATTTCTGTGATGTGCCCAAACTGTACTGCACATAAGGGTTAAGAGCACAAGCAGTGGCCATATATGTGCCTGACATCACTGTGGTCATCCTTGCATCTATCACAGCCATGATCTTTTCAAACCGGGGGTAGTCACTGCTGAACTTGCTGGCATATGTCTGCCTCATGTTTTGATACTCCATTGTCACCTCACTCAAATTAGGTGTCTTGTCTGTGTCAGCAAATCTCAAAAACATGTACAGAGGCTCAACATCATTGATCACATACTCCATATTCGCCCACCATTCAAGACTTGTGATGCATTCGTAAATGTACCTTCCAGTTTCACTTTTGAAGTGGCGGGACCGTCGGAACTCAGGTGACACTAACCATGTCATGAACTGGTCCTTCTTCTTATACATGCTTTCaaggaacatgtagttggtcCCAAATCTTGTTACATTCCATTTGACCAACTCTCCATCGATGGCTTCCCTCATCATGTTGTGTAAACTATTGGAGTTGTAGAGCCAGCTGCAAATTCGTTGCACGCTTCGAATACAAGCATCATGCTCCGGCCACTTCCCTATGTCCTTCAGCATAAGGTTGATGGTATGGGCAaggcaaggctgccatgcaatgGTAGGGAACTCGTGACAAAGAATTTTGCAGGCTTTTTTGTAGTTCGAACCATTATCCGTGACAAGCTGAACCACATTGTGAGGCTCCACTTTCATGACCACTGCTCGTATCTCCTGCACAACATTGCCAATGTGATATGCGTATGGTTCTATATTTTATGCCAAGGTGAGAACAATGCATCGATACATGGACTTACCTTCAACAAGTATTGATGGTCCTGTATTTTGTCGGACGCATTGATGGACTTCAAGAAATACATGGTGCCACCGCTATACACCAAGAAATTAATGACCGAGTTACGCATAGGCCCCGTCCACGAATCACACATGATCGTGACTCCACATTCATCCCACTTGTTCTTCCACTTCTCTATCTCTTTCTCTATCTCCTTCACATTCTcatccaaatattttccatctATCTCCCTCCCTGATGGTATTTTGATTCCAACACCTGCGGTCATAGAAGAGAAAGCATTAAGATCACAATGAAGGATATGTAATGTAGCTCAAAATATACATTGTTACCTTGTTTCTGGGTCTCCACGATCGCAGCTTTAAAGTATGGGTCATCGACTTTCCGGCCGGGAATACCGACAGCATGGCACGCCTTCGCCCATGCCCTCCCTAGAAGCTCTCTTGATGTCCTCCCCTTGACAGTCCATGGGCCGGTATCAATCCTTTGCTGCCGTGGAGCACTGCTCAAACCTAGGTGGTAGTCTCTAACCCTTTCGGGGACTTGTGACTGACTCCTGAACATCGAAGGCTGTGGTCCACCACTGCCTCCAACACCACCACTTCTAGATCCAGAAGCAGCTCCAGATCCGCCACCCCTCTCGTATCGTGGCCCAGCTTGCTGCATAAAGTCATACTCTTGGCGGGACTGGTGTAAGGCAGCCTGTAGCTCTGCATCCTCGTCGTGCCCCTGGCCACCCTCCTCCTCTAGGTCAGTGTGCCGCCCCCTTGCTGCTTGGTCCCTCAGCACTCTTTCTCGGGCCCTTGCTTTTGCTCTAACCTTGTTCCTGTCCAACTGCTCACTAAAGAATTCCTTAACTTCGGTCGGAACCGAAGGGCAGTCCTTCACATCTTTCCCCCTATGTGCCAAATGCTCTTTGAATCGTGTTGCTCCTCCCCCACCCTTCTCCTCCCTGCAATACTTGCATTTGAAACCACCCCCGACCTTTTGGCCATGCTCCCACACTACGTCTGGCATTATCCTacaattacagaaaaatagCACGGTGTAAGTTCATGAATATCATATAGTAGCATAATGCAAGTCCATATATATAAATACTTTTATGGTTACATACTATTCTATATCACTTACTACCTAGGTGACATGAATCAATCGGCTCTTAATTTCATCAGTAATATTGAATACAACTCATATCCAAAACGTTGGAATAATTTTTTCTATACATTACATTTCACATTGTCACTAGAATATCAAACACAACTAACAAATCCTAACATTCCCTCTAACCCTAGCTTCCCCATTGCAAAAATAGTATGAAGTTCATCATTTATCAAAACTAACTCACTTAGATCAACAACAACAAGCTTCACCATCACAAAATAACATCTCATACCTTTTTTCCCGGTGTCCGCG
This window contains:
- the LOC120688789 gene encoding uncharacterized protein LOC120688789, which translates into the protein MQQAGPRYERGGGSGAASGSRSGGVGGSGGPQPSMFRSQSQVPERVRDYHLGLSSAPRQQRIDTGPWTVKGRTSRELLGRAWAKACHAVGIPGRKVDDPYFKAAIVETQKQGVGIKIPSGREIDGKYLDENVKEIEKEIEKWKNKWDECGVTIMCDSWTGPMRNSVINFLVYSGGTMYFLKSINASDKIQDHQYLLKEIRAVVMKVEPHNVVQLVTDNGSNYKKACKILCHEFPTIAWQPCLAHTINLMLKDIGKWPEHDACIRSVQRICSWLYNSNSLHNMMREAIDGELVKWNVTRFGTNYMFLESMYKKKDQFMTWLVSPEFRRSRHFKSETGRYIYECITSLEWWANMEYVINDVEPLYMFLRFADTDKTPNLSEVTMEYQNMRQTYASKFSSDYPRFEKIMAVIDARMTTVMSGTYMATACALNPYVQYSLGTSQKFMAVMRNGLEKMLDTNSAAIALQEFEIFRTKQGEFSSDIARRMAIDRKTSPAAWWATFGGDTPVLQRVARRLLSQCAASSGCERNWSTFAYIHTKLRNRLSHQKLDKLVFVNYNLRLRLQRATRGVDPYDYDPVSSFMDLSLYRQSSAIQDWMKQSRSNGDPAFDEDSDFTDTPLPSQMFTDIGSSHGHDEDVETWAEETIGDTHLGKRKTKIGPEMRKGKKPRTEEELVAVKVMAIMATKVVVIVYLLQ